Within Ovis aries strain OAR_USU_Benz2616 breed Rambouillet chromosome 11, ARS-UI_Ramb_v3.0, whole genome shotgun sequence, the genomic segment AGAGGCTGAGGAAGACGGTCTGTTTGCCAGACCTGACCACCGTCAGTTCAGGGCACGCGTGTTAAAGGCCTCCCGTGCGCGCTCTTAGGGTCCTGCAGAGTACCCTGAGGACAGCGGTAAGTTCCAGCTCACGGGGAAGCTAGTCGTTTCCTAGAGAAGAAACGTCACAAAGTCTTCGGCATCCCGGGCCCTGGTCTCGTAAAAACGTGCTGAGGAAATGGGTGGAAACTGCAGGTGTGGCTGCGGGCAGGAGAGAGATGCAGTGTGTGAAAGCAGAGCGTGAAAAATTACACGTTTTCCAGAGGGGACGTTGTGAATTCCAAACACCGCTTTCCCTGAAGGAGTTCCCGTCAGGCACAATGCGTGGCAGTGTAATTCTTAACACGCTCACTCTCGCTTCGTCCCCTGGAGACCTAGCAACACGGCACAGCAGTGAGGCCTCGTGATGGTTCATCCGTCCATCGGGCCCACGGCAGGCTGTCCTGAGCAAGCAGGCCGTCACACCTACCCCGTGTTAGTGGGGCCGCATTCAGCCTCCCTAACTTAGGTTCACATCCTGCCACGGAGCCGTCGCCGCTACAGTTTTCTGAAGTGTCATTCGCTctgctgactctctgtgaccccgtggacaacccgccaggctcctctgtccatggggttctccaggcaggaacactggagccagctgccattcccttctgcgggagatcttcccgacccagggagccaacccaggtctcctgcatcgcaggcggacgGTCTGCCATCGGAGCCCCCAGGGAGGCGCAAGCTTCCTGTCTAAGCGTACTCAGGTTTCTGCCCTGCACTGCCTGAAAGAGGCAGCGCCACTGTTCTCTGCTGGAGTCAGACTTCCTCCCCTTGGTCCCGATTCCGTCTCCTACATGCTTCATGGACGCGCTCCGAGTTCTGCTGTGAAGATTAAGATGATTTCTTAATTGGCGGCCTGTTTACTTTCTTGGAAAGATAACTTACATGGACTAGAACCAAAATTTTACATTTGTTAACTGAAATAAGAAAATTCCAAAGTTGAACTTTAGCCCTTTTCTAACCAAAGATAATACAGTCAGCAAGAAATACCCAGCTAATACTACTGTAACAGAGATAACTTTCTTAACTTTAATTGATTCACTGACTGATTTGCTCGGCcacgctgggtcttagttgcagcatgtgggttccagttcactgaccagggatcgaacctgggcccgcCGAGTTGGGAGTGCAGTTTCTTAGCCTCCGAAATGCCGGGGAAGTCCCAGAAGATGTTCTGAATGCTGTtatgttgttgctattgttcagtcactaagtcatatccaactctttgcgaccccatggactggagcacgccaggctcttctatcctttaccatctcccagagcttgctcagactcacgtccattgagttggtgatgccatccaactatctcatcctttgtcgcccccttctcctcctgccttcagtctttcccagcatcagggtcttttccaatgagtcggctcttcaggtggccaaaatactggagcttcagtttcagtccttccaatgaatattcagggttgatttcctttaggattgactgctttgatctcctcattgtccaaggaactctcaaaagtcttctccggAACCATAATTGGAAAgctgaaagcatcagttccttagcgctcagccttccttattatggtccagttcagttcatttcagccactcagtcgtgtctgactttttgcgaccccatgaatcgcagcacgccaggcctccctgtcccatcaccaactcccggagttcactcagactcacatccatcaagtcagtgatgccatccagccatctcaccctctgtcgtccccttctcctcctgcccccaatccctcccagcatcagagtcttttccaatgagtcaactctttgcatgaggtggccaaagtactggagtttcagctttagcatcattccctccaaagaatgaTCTCCTtcagtggactggttggatctccttgcagtccaagggactttccagagccttctccaacaagttcaaaagcatcaattcttcggtgctcagccttcttcacagtccaactctcacatccatacatgaccactggaaaaaccatagccttgactagacagacctttgttggcaaagtaatgtctctccttttaaatatgctatctaggttggtcataatttttcttccaaggagtaagcgtcttttaatttcatggctgcagtcaccatctgcagtgattttggagcccagagaaataaagtcatccattgtttccactgtttccccatctatttcccatgaagtgatgggaccagatgccatgatcttcattttctgaatgttgagctttaagccaactttttcgctctcctctctcactttcatcaagaggctttttagttcctcttcactttctgcaataagggtggtgtcatctgcatacctgaggttattgatatttctcccggcaatcttgattccagcttgtgtttcttccagtccagcgtttttcatgatgtattctgcatataagttaaataagcagggtgacaacatacagacttgacgtactccttttcctatttggaaccagtctgttgtcccatgtccagttctaactgttgcttcctgacctgtatataggtttctcaagaggcaggttaggtggtctggtatttccatcttttgaagaattttccacagtttattgtgatccacacagtctaaagCTTTGccatgtcaataaagcagaaatggatgtttttctggaactctcttgccttttccatgatccagcggatgttggcaatttgatctctggttcctctgccttttctaaaaccagcttgaacatctaggagttcacgattcacgtattgctgaagcctgtcttgcagaattttgagcattactttactagcgtgtgagatgagtgcaattgtgtggtagtttgagcattctttggcattgcctttctttcagattggaatgaaaactgaccttttccagtcttgtggccactgctgagttttccaaatttgctggtatattgagtgcagcactttcacagcatcatctttcaggatttgaaatagctcaactggaattctatcacctccactagctttcttcttagtgatgctttctaaggcccacttggcttcacattccaggatgtctggctctaggtgagtgatcacaccattgtgattatcttggtcatgaagatctttttgtatagttcttctgtgtattcttgcccctcttcttaatatcttctgcttctgttaggtccagaccatttctgtcgtttatcgagcccatctttatggtccagctctcacatttgtacatgactcctggaaaaaccagagctttgagtAGACGGACTTACGCAGAATGCTTCCATCCTGGTCACTAATGCCTGAGTCTGCGCACTGCCTGAAAGTGGCCCTGGTGATTTCATTCTTTGCTGTATTAACACATGAGCTGATGCTCTGCCAGCATTGAGAGAGATGTACGGCCCAACCTCAACACCACTgagtgctttcctggtggttctgcTCTTTCTTCCCCCTCCGAGTCTGGAGGGTCCCCTTGTCTCCTTGTACTCAGGGGCAGGGGGCCGGGTAGCAGTGGTAACCCAAGTAACATATAACTAGGAAACTTTTTGCCAGACTTGGATGTCCTGGGGGACAGCGTGCATAGAAGCTGTGCCAACTGAAATGCATCAGCCACTTTGAATTATCCGTCCCATGGCTCGCCTGCTTCTGCTTTGCAAAACAGAACCCACCATACTTTCATACCATTTGCAAAAAAGTCAAGTGGAATTTGACCCTAAATGGAGTCTTGTTCAAAAGAATCCAAAGCCATgagtggagagggaaaaagtgaCAGAGTCGTTGGAAATCGCGTGTTTATTGCGGAGTGACTCAACTGTAATCCATCTCCCGTTTCACAGGGGCTCCTGGGGGGTCAGAGTCTGTCATCTAAGAAGATGGGTGTACGTTTTAGACTGTGACTCTGGCTTTCTCTTTGAGGAGCCCCCAAAAGAGATTTTAGAGGATGGGATCTTACGACGGACTTACAGGCacgagaacagacttgtggttcccAAGGCGGGAAGGAGGCGGTGTGGGGTCGGCCGGTGCAAACTAGCGTGTGCGGAGCCGATGAAGGGCCAGGGCCTCCTGTGCGGCACAGGGACCTGCATTCAGCGCCGGTGAGGAGCCTCCGCGGGCGCactccctgtggtccagtggttagggctctgagtCTTCCCTGccgggggcccgggttcaatccctgatggggaactaagatcccaccagctGCAGTGCAGCCGAAAACCACAGTGAGAGAAAATTCTAAAGCATTTATGcaactgaatcactctgttgcGAGTCAACTACACTTCGgtaacaaggtgaaaagacagacaccCGGGGAGGCGGGGCTGAGGCCCTGGAGGCTGATGCCCTTCCCGCTCTCCTCTGCAGCCCCGCTCTCCACGGTCCTGAGCAGCCGGTTTGGACACCGCCCGGTGGTGATGCTGGGCGGCCTTCTGGTCAGCGCGGGCATGGTGACGGCCGCCTTCTCGCAGAAGGTCCACCACATGTACATCGCCATCGGCGTCGTCTCTGGTGAGCACCTCCCCCGGGCTCGCACCTTCTCCGGAGACTCGGTGTCGAGAATGGGCAGTGGGGAAGGAGGGACCCATTCGcatttctccctccccttctctttcctctttaaaGTGAGGGCTGTCCCACATCTCTGCTTCTGAACTGGGCCGGAAGTGCTCCTCTTCTCAACGCCCAGGACTTTCTGTCTgatgttgttttaatatttaccGATGAGAAAGAGAACTTCTCTTTCGCAAGAGTTTGCAGGCACAAGACGTCCTTTTCACAAAGTAAGGTTTGAATGTCTTCAACCAGCGCTTCCCAAGTCTGGCTGTGAGAAGTCTGAGCTGTAGGGGAGGGGCCAGTGCTGGACCGAGGGGTCTGAGGAAACTTTTCCCATTTCAAAGGAGTCTGTACATAAGtcacagattttatatatatatacacacacatataactgactttcctgacagctcagttggtaaagaatctgcctgcaatgtaggagaccccagttcaattcctgggttgggaagatcccctggagaagggaaaggctacccactccagtattctggcctggagaattccatgggctatacagttgcaaagagtcagacacgactgagcaattttcactttcttatatatatcataagtatatatataaaactccaTAACTCTATATATAACTCTCTCTATATAACCCTCTAtaactatgtatatataaaactctgTATATGTGTAATTCTGTATATAACTAAAACTTTTTCCCTTTCAAAGGAGTCCACACATTACTCACAGATTATATATAATtatccctacacacacacacacacacacacacacacacacacacacacacacacacacacacacacacacacacacacacacacacacacacacacacacacacacacaccagcttccccagtggctcagtggcaaacaatctgcctgcaatgcaggagacgccggacacacaggtttgatccctggtttgggaagatcccttggagaaggaaatggcaacctgctccagtatttttgcctgggaaatcccatggacagaggcacctggcaggctacagttcaaggggtcagaaagagttggactgagtgactgaacacacacacagataattcTTTCTATATAACTAAATACATGCACGTATACATAGAAAACTTTCCCCCTTTAGTGGAGTCCATGCATTACTCAGAttctatataactatatatacgTACATAGTGAAGATCTGCAGGCTTTTTCCCATATATTTCTGCATATACAAAAACTCAATTTATTTCCAAATAGAAGTCTTATGTAAAAACTATATTTGATAAGGGTTCTGTGCACTGTGAATTATATAAATCTGGGGGAAAAACTgcagaaaagtaggaaaaaaattccACGAAACAGATTTtctgttcccttttttttttttccttacaaaaaGCTTCCCAAAACAGCTCTTGCAGTTTTTCCAGACCTCTGATGAAACCTGCTTTGCTTTGCTCCAGAATGAATTTCTGGGCTCCCCGAATGTAATCATTTCTGAAATAAGCGCCCAAATCCCAGCGCTCTGAACGCACCCTTCGGGCATCAGCCGGCGAGCGGTTCTCACTGTCTCCCGCGTCCCATCACAGGCCTGGGGTTCTGCTTCAGCTTTCTGCCGACGGTCACCATCCTGTCACAGTACTTCGACAAGAGGCGCTCGGTGGTCACGGCGGTCGCTTCCACGGGAGAATGTTTCGCCATGTTCGCCTTCGCGCCAGGTAAGCGGACGGCCAGAGCGCGCGTGTTCCTGGGAGCCGGCCCTTCGTGCTCGAGGTCGCGCAGAAGCGCAGGATAAGTGTCTTCTCCAGTCCGGCACCTTTTCAGGGTCTGTCCTCCCTCACCCCTGTTTTAGGAGTTCAAACATTTTAATACTCATCCAAGTTTACATAAATAGGAAGcagcgtgtgtgcgtgtgtgtgtgtgtgtgctcggtcaccctgtcttgtccaactccttgcagccCTATAGGAAGGTACACGGCATATACTCAGCGAGGAAGCTTGAACTGTCGATTCCGAAATAGATCTGGGGGCTGCTTATACTATTCTGTTTCTCTCCTTGGTCAAGAGAGCCATATTCTGTGCAGATTTAACTGGTGCTGGTGAAGTCGGGTTCCTTAGCTATGTGTGGATGACCTCTCGGGGAGACTTTTATCCCTGGTTTAGTTCCCCATCTTAACTGTGAGCTTGTGACTCTCACCAACCAGTGGTAGAGAAATGACCTCGGAGACCTGGACTCACCTCTTACCCTGCCGTTCTTTGGTGAGTGTGTCGTGAATGGCAGTGGCGTTCAAAGGAGACGCAGGGTTTCAGGGTGGCACGTCGCGTCGGAAGCTTTTCAGGTAGTTCAGAAGAACCAGTGCGTCCGTGGCTACAAGCACACAGACAGGAAGCTGTTCCTCGCCGAGTTTCGGTGACGGCAGGCACATGGGTGTCCGTCTTTGCACCTTCTGTTGGTTTGAAATGTTTCAGAATAAAACCTTGAGGGACAGTCAGTGGCCTGCGAACCCCCTAAAGGTGGAAACTCCCATCTGGGTCCGGCTTTATTCCCTAGCTCATCCCTGGCACCTGGCAGGCAGGCACCAAGCAACGTCAGATGGAGAAAAGGAGACCAGTTATTGCCTGAAGAGGGTCAAAAGCACTTGGAAATACCCAAGCCTGAAAGAGTTTACAATTCGGAGTTTGCCGTATTAACGGGAGAAATAGAGGCAGGAGCAAAAAAGTGCTGAAGTAGTAAATGGAGCCCCCCCGACCCCCGGCCCAGAAGATGGGGCTGTCTCGCTGAGCCCGTCTTCTTAGTAACCAAGTTACCGCGTCTCTTAAACCTGACTGTCACCTCTCACACTGAGAATCGAGTGAAGAGAGATTCTCAGGAACATCGTTTCACCTTCCTGGGATAATGACAGAGATACTTGGAATCTCATGGGGCCTGTTTATCCTCTCGTCACTGGGGAGCTTGAGGCATCCTTCGGCCCGACCCCCCTCCCCATGCCAGGGTCCTGCCCTGGCTTCCAGGATGCCTCTAGGCTGGCAGGAAGGTAGTTAGGGCATCCCGCAGACTAGAAAGCGGAGGATAGCATCAACCCAGCTCCTGACAACCCTGCACTGCGATCACACAGTAACTGTTAATTCTAGGGTAGCCCTATGAGCTTTCGGATTCTTAGCTGGCTCTCTCCTTCATCTGTTACTGTTGAGAGCTAAAGGAGTGTCTGGAGAAGGATCCAGCTCAAAGGGTAGAAGTTCCGTTTTGAAAGGCCAGAGAGTCAGTATTTCAGGCTTCCCGGACACAAGTCCTTGTCAGATCTGCTCACCTCTGCGGTGACAGCACAGGGACAGCTCAGACGGCGCTGAAGAATGCTCCCAGCTGTGTTCCAGTCGAGGTCTATGACCCAAGCCGGGCCGGGGCTGGGGCTGGCCGGCAGGTCGCCTTCCGTGCACCCTGATGCGGGTCACAAGCTTCGTTCACTTCTTGTGCCTCTGCCTTGAGGAAGTCACCCCCAAAGCTCCCCTGCAAGCCTGGGCTGGAGGTGTTTGTCCCGTCTCGTCCTGATGCATCTTCGTCCTCTCGAGCCCTGAAGGCGCCCAGGGACGATGCGTGTCGGGCCGGCTTTCCTCCTTGCTGCGCTGGGGCTTTGAGGCCGCGCCGGCGCTTCTCTGGCCGCGTCGCCCGAGGGCATCTCCCTGTGGTGGCGCCTCGTGGCCGAGCGCGGGCGCTCAGCCTGCAGgagttgcagctcgtgggcccAGCAGTCGCGTCGCACGGCCTTCAGTCACTGctgggcgtgtgggatcttctggaGCAGGGCTCCAGCCCGGgtcccctgcgctggcaggcggagCCTCAGCCCCGGCCCGCAGCTGTCTTTCCTCCGCATCCCGAGTCCCCCGCTGACCCTGGGTTTTCTTTCTGCGTCTCCCCCGCGCCCCGCAGCCATCACGGCCCTGAAGGAGATGGTCGGCTGGAGGTACAGCATGCTCTTCGTGGGGCTCCTGCAGCTCAACCTTGTGGTCTGCGGCGCGCTGCTCAGACCCATCGTCATCGTCGGCACGCTGGGGACCCCCGAGACCCCCGCCCCCGAGCACCGGAAGGAAGCGCAGTATATGCTGGAGAACGAGAAAACCCGCACCTCCATCGACTCCATCGACTCCGGAGTGGAGCTAACTACCTCACCGAAGAGCGTGCCTGGCCACCCGGCCGCAGCGGAGCCCGCGGCCGAGCTGCAGGCCCGGGGCCGGCCCGGCGCGCCGCTGCTGGACTTCTCCGTGCTGACGGAGAGCAGCTTCGTCTGCTACACGCTCTTCGGGCTCTTCGTGACGCTGGGCTTCTTCGCCCCGTCCCTGTACGTCATCCCGCTGGGGCTCAGCCTCGGCCTGGACCGCGACCGCGCGGCGCTGCTGCTGTGCGCCATGGCCGTGGCCGAGGTGTTCGGCCGCATCGGGGCGGGGCTGGTCCTCAACCGCGAGCCCATCCGCAAGGTCTACATCGAGCTCGTCTGCGTCGTCCTGCTGACCCTGTCCCTGTTCACCTTCACCTTCGCCGCGGGCTTCTGGGGCCTCATGGCCTGCAGCGTCTTCTCAGGGGCCATGATCGGGACCGTGGCGGGCACCCACATCCCGCTGCTCGCCGAGGACGACGTCGTGGGCATCCAGAAGATGTCGTCGGCGGCCGGGGTCTACGTCTTCTTCCAGAGCATCTCGGGGCTGGCCGGACCCCCCCTGGCAGGTAAGCTGCGTACACAAGGGAGTGCCCTTGTGGGCTAAGCTTCCCCTTTCTTTCCCACGGTGGTTCAATCCCAGGATACTGACTGCAGTCCCCCGTGCCCTGCGGTAGGCCTTGTGTCGTCCGTCCCGCGTGTATCCTTTGCACCTGCCGactccaggctgccctgcccCGCAGCCCTTCCTCCTGGCGGCCACGGGTCTGTCGTCTGTGAGCCCACCCGTTTCACAGGGGCTTTCCCCTGTGTCTGAGATTCCACGTACAAGAGTACCTGTTACGAGTCATGCCAGCTTCCTATTCAAGTCGAATGAGAAACAGCGTCTGTTGATCTTGATACTTGCAGAGCATTTTAGAGGTGTCAGGATGGACAGTATCTGAGCCACTGCTCTTGACTTACTGTGAGGATGTGAACCCCAGGGTGTGTCAGCCCCCAGCCCGAGGCAGGATCGGCGCCCCGGTCGGGAGGGACTGGGGTCTGCAGCCTGAGCCGCCTGGGCGTTTGCTACCCGGTCGCCTTGTGAGACGCTCGGCAGGGGACACAGGGATTTTTGACCTCATTACACTCTGACTTTTCAGAAAACAGGACTGAGGGGCTTCTGTAAGCCAGTGTCCCTTCGGGGAATGGCTTTTAGGGAACTGAACCCAGAGCAGCACTCTACGGAGACTCCGCGGGTCACTTGGGAACATATCCTTGTAGGAAGGACGTGTCTGTTTTATATCTTGCGTGCtaagtctcagtcatgtccaactctttgcgaccctgtgcactgtagcccgccaggctcctctctgtccctgggcttctccaggcaggaatactggagtgggttgttacttcctcctccaggggatcttcccaaccccgggatcgaaccccaggtctcttacgtctcctgcactggcaggcgggttctttatcacgagcgccacctgggaagccccattttatatCTTGGACCGGAAATAAGTCCTTGAGGTTACCACGATTACACATCGTACCCAGTGACCCAAGGTGGACCAGGGTGAAGTTCCCAGAGCTCCTTGCTCTCAGGAGAGGATGTCAGGCTTCTTCCCAAGGAAATGAACGTCTCCCTGATCGCATGTTTTACGTTCTTGGCCAGGACAGACCTGCCCACAAAGAACATACAAAGGGACAGAGTTTTCTCAGGTGCTAGGTGTCTCCTCTCCCGTCTAGAAAACACTCCTACCTTCCAAGCTCTTTTCTCCTTTAGAAAGCCAGACAGAACCAGGGAGGCAGAGAGCCTGAGAGGTGCCGAGCGGGGGGAGCCGGGGCGGGGCGAGGGTCTGCGTGGCTGACGTCCGCTGCCCCCACAGGTGTGCTGGTCGACCAGAGCAGGATGTACAGCAGAGCCTTCTACTCCTGCGCGGCCGGGATGCTGGTAGCCGCCGTGTGCCTCGCCCTCGTGAGACCCTGCAAACGTGGGCTGTGCTGCCGGCCCCGAGCCCGGGAGGGCAAGGCCGAGGGTCCCCGCGGGAAAAAAGCGTTGCAGGACATCCCCGAAGACTTTCTGGAGATGGACCTGGGGAAGACCGAGCCCAGAGCTCCTGCAGGAACGGAGCCCGTCTGACACCCGCGCCCGCCGCTGCAGCGCCGGGCTGGGGAGGGCGTGGGGTGGGGACCCCGGGGCGGCGGCCCCGGGGCGGCAGAGCAGTGGACCGCCCGCCCGCTTTCCGACTGCACTTCAAAGGGAATGTATGCGAGAACCACTACCAACATCCTTCTTGTTTTCttataagttttcttttttgcttgttttttttatGCCaaaacaaaagcctttctgtgcaTCAGCCTGGCTGGGTTCAGCAGCAACACAAAGACAGGCAGGAGGGCCCTGGGCCCCCCTCCGGGTTTAAAATAGGGACATGAACTGGCAAAGTGGTTTGAAGAGCTCTCACGTTTGAGAAGCCGCTATCGTAGAAACTGACATCTGGCCCAGGCCACTGAAATGAAATCagccactcaaaaaaaaaaaaaaaaacaacaacaaaaaaacccaacttacatcattttaaaaattcctcattTGCAGAACTATGAACATACTGTTTAAAACCCTTTGAAAAATTCTGAGGTTTCCATTAACACATTAGGGCCTCTGAATTTTCCAGATATTCCATGGAAACAAAGAACAATCTAAGACCAAACCTTTGGCCagtaaatggaaatttttaaaaatatacgtAACTTGAACTTCAGAAATGTGAAGATGATCAGTTCTTTGTACAGCCAGTCATTCACCAGTATCTCAATACAGAGCACACAGCACGGCATTCAGAAATGGATTTCCTATTGCTTTTTAATTATTCAGAAATATGTGATTGTAGTGTCTTTAATTTAAACCACTATTTATTATTAAGTTATTCTAGAATGAATAAAGTAATCAAAAGAAAGTCTGAGACATAAGCAGAATTTTCACCTCCCTTCTGCAGTCCTTGACACGCCTCTTTAACTTGTAAAGTTACTCTCTAAAAGGCCGAGTTGTAAGGATTCTTCAGTGTGATGGCAGTGTGTGTGATTTaaaaggggtgggggggatgAACAGCAAATCGCCTTagcttttttaaatgatttatcaCCTAAGAATACTTGAGGATCTTCTTTGATCAGAATTATATCTCATTGAATTGTTgaagcatttgattttttttttttttacgatcTCACTGTTGAAGCATTTCTGTGTTTCACATGGGGTAGCAGAGACAGTTAATTCACCGTCGTGAGTTGCATCCTAGAAAGCCTGATTGCTCTGTGTTACAGGGTCACTATTCTTGGCGTTACACTACACGGATAGTATTTCCCATGTGCacggttttttgttgttgtttttgtttgtctgtaaaagGGCGGGTTTCTGTAAAAGGACTCCCGTGTCCTGATCTACAGGTGACGGTCAGAACCGCTGCTCCGTGTCTACTCATTTTACTGTTAATTTTTGAcaactcagggggaaaaaaatataacaaGCCTAGTTTGGTTCCAGGTACACACAAGCTCGAATGTTTCTCTGCACTGAGACGAATGTGGCATAGCTCACCTCCGCCTGCTACGTTTCTGTATAGCGTTGGATCAGCCATAGAAACAGGACAATCTGTAGACcctggggagggcggggaggagGCAATCACCGCGTGCCCGTCAGAGACAGGCACAGCTGGGACGGGCAGGCGGGGCAGACGTCACTGCCCAGAGGGACTCGCAGCTTGTGGCACGCTCGCAGGCTTCACGACTTCAGCACTTTACTACATTTTTTACTATGAATGTTCGATACAATTTGATATTTATAACTGGTTTCAGAGCGATCTGCTCAAGACGTCCATTCTGTTAAgtgcatgggaaaaaaaaaatgtatgccaATTTCAGTATGTCGGTAACTGAGGTTTTTAAATgtctggaagaaaatgaaaacaggattgCTGATTTGTTCTGTATTCCGTGACATTCTGGTACTTCTAGATTTGCAATAAATGTATGGCTTTTTTATTTAGAGGGAGTGGTTTGTTTCTCATTGACACCTCAGCATGCATTGTTGGGTCcaacaaagcttttaaaaactcaGGGAGGACTcgtttaaaataacattttccgAAGCTTTTCTACAACGTCTTTTAACTGTACTAGAGGCACATAAACAGTTCTAAGATGTGTTCGTTGAACGGCATTATCTCATGGATGAGTAGCAAATGAGTGAAATGATCCAGTGACCGCAGAATGATAGCTAAGCCCATCACAAGCAGCAGGTgagaactgggacttccctggtggtccaggagctaagactccgagctcccggTGCgtggggcccaggttcgatccctggtcagggacctggatcccacaggctgcaactaagagttcgaaCGTtggaactaaagattctgcacaCCCCAACTAAgaaccaaatatttttttaaaaaagtagtaaGTGTAAACAGTTTAGACTAACCATATGCAGTAACAGAACAGGCCTAAGAACCAGCCTAATCTGTGAGGAAACAGCATGACCTCTGCACGTGGGGGTCCATGAAAACCTTTTCTGTTAAACTCCAGACAGGAACTGCTGCAGGGTTTGCGGGCCCCACAGGCTCAGGCACAGCTGCTCAGCTCGCCTCAGCA encodes:
- the SLC16A6 gene encoding monocarboxylate transporter 7 isoform X2, translated to MSHKRLQLCCRANVYTQVPDGGWGWVVAVSFFFVEVFTYGIIKSFGVFFNDLMDSFDESNSRISWVISICVFVLTFTAPLSTVLSSRFGHRPVVMLGGLLVSAGMVTAAFSQKVHHMYIAIGVVSGLGFCFSFLPTVTILSQYFDKRRSVVTAVASTGECFAMFAFAPAITALKEMVGWRYSMLFVGLLQLNLVVCGALLRPIVIVGTLGTPETPAPEHRKEAQYMLENEKTRTSIDSIDSGVELTTSPKSVPGHPAAAEPAAELQARGRPGAPLLDFSVLTESSFVCYTLFGLFVTLGFFAPSLYVIPLGLSLGLDRDRAALLLCAMAVAEVFGRIGAGLVLNREPIRKVYIELVCVVLLTLSLFTFTFAAGFWGLMACSVFSGAMIGTVAGTHIPLLAEDDVVGIQKMSSAAGVYVFFQSISGLAGPPLAGVLVDQSRMYSRAFYSCAAGMLVAAVCLALVRPCKRGLCCRPRAREGKAEGPRGKKALQDIPEDFLEMDLGKTEPRAPAGTEPV
- the SLC16A6 gene encoding monocarboxylate transporter 7 isoform X1, which codes for MHRLRMSHKRLQLCCRANVYTQVPDGGWGWVVAVSFFFVEVFTYGIIKSFGVFFNDLMDSFDESNSRISWVISICVFVLTFTAPLSTVLSSRFGHRPVVMLGGLLVSAGMVTAAFSQKVHHMYIAIGVVSGLGFCFSFLPTVTILSQYFDKRRSVVTAVASTGECFAMFAFAPAITALKEMVGWRYSMLFVGLLQLNLVVCGALLRPIVIVGTLGTPETPAPEHRKEAQYMLENEKTRTSIDSIDSGVELTTSPKSVPGHPAAAEPAAELQARGRPGAPLLDFSVLTESSFVCYTLFGLFVTLGFFAPSLYVIPLGLSLGLDRDRAALLLCAMAVAEVFGRIGAGLVLNREPIRKVYIELVCVVLLTLSLFTFTFAAGFWGLMACSVFSGAMIGTVAGTHIPLLAEDDVVGIQKMSSAAGVYVFFQSISGLAGPPLAGVLVDQSRMYSRAFYSCAAGMLVAAVCLALVRPCKRGLCCRPRAREGKAEGPRGKKALQDIPEDFLEMDLGKTEPRAPAGTEPV
- the SLC16A6 gene encoding monocarboxylate transporter 7 isoform X4, whose translation is MVGGAPPRPAETGCSRLRMSHKRLQLCCRANVYTQVPDGGWGWVVAVSFFFVEVFTYGIIKSFGVFFNDLMDSFDESNSRISWVISICVFVLTFTAPLSTVLSSRFGHRPVVMLGGLLVSAGMVTAAFSQKVHHMYIAIGVVSGLGFCFSFLPTVTILSQYFDKRRSVVTAVASTGECFAMFAFAPAITALKEMVGWRYSMLFVGLLQLNLVVCGALLRPIVIVGTLGTPETPAPEHRKEAQYMLENEKTRTSIDSIDSGVELTTSPKSVPGHPAAAEPAAELQARGRPGAPLLDFSVLTESSFVCYTLFGLFVTLGFFAPSLYVIPLGLSLGLDRDRAALLLCAMAVAEVFGRIGAGLVLNREPIRKVYIELVCVVLLTLSLFTFTFAAGFWGLMACSVFSGAMIGTVAGTHIPLLAEDDVVGIQKMSSAAGVYVFFQSISGLAGPPLAGVLVDQSRMYSRAFYSCAAGMLVAAVCLALVRPCKRGLCCRPRAREGKAEGPRGKKALQDIPEDFLEMDLGKTEPRAPAGTEPV
- the SLC16A6 gene encoding monocarboxylate transporter 7 isoform X3 — encoded protein: MHRLRMSHKRLQLCCRANVYTQVPDGGWGWVVAVSFFFVEVFTYGIIKSFGVFFNDLMDSFDESNSRISWVISICVFVLTFTGLGFCFSFLPTVTILSQYFDKRRSVVTAVASTGECFAMFAFAPAITALKEMVGWRYSMLFVGLLQLNLVVCGALLRPIVIVGTLGTPETPAPEHRKEAQYMLENEKTRTSIDSIDSGVELTTSPKSVPGHPAAAEPAAELQARGRPGAPLLDFSVLTESSFVCYTLFGLFVTLGFFAPSLYVIPLGLSLGLDRDRAALLLCAMAVAEVFGRIGAGLVLNREPIRKVYIELVCVVLLTLSLFTFTFAAGFWGLMACSVFSGAMIGTVAGTHIPLLAEDDVVGIQKMSSAAGVYVFFQSISGLAGPPLAGVLVDQSRMYSRAFYSCAAGMLVAAVCLALVRPCKRGLCCRPRAREGKAEGPRGKKALQDIPEDFLEMDLGKTEPRAPAGTEPV